The following are encoded together in the Penicillium digitatum chromosome 3, complete sequence genome:
- a CDS encoding U5 snRNP complex subunit, putative: MVAFICWTQPAHRRHQVGLSFFPQRLALNFCYHYFRPKTRLVTNQFFYFSKLTEALAVTMSGEKRPAPEGFGTSHQLVVKRNKAAENAGTELVKSSSQNGALIQSVPRTSGLDAPIMELTGHSGEVFAVRFDPTAQHIASGSMDRSILLWNTYGQCENYGQLTGHRGAVLDLQWSRDSRALFSASADMTLGSWDVETGERVRRHVGHEEIINCLDISKRGQELLVSGSDDGSIGIWDPRQKDALDYLQTELPITAVALSEAGNEIYSGGIDNTIHAWDIRKKAIVYSMAGHTDTITSLQISPDSQTLLSNSHDSTVRTWDIRPFAPTNRQVKTYDGAPVGLEKNLIRASWDLKGEKIAAGSGDRSVVVWEAKTGKLLYKLPGHKGTVNDVRFSPNDEPIIVSCSSDRNLVLGELGK; this comes from the exons ATGGTCGCTTTCATCTGCTGGACACAGCCCGCTCACCGCCGACACCAAGTGGGATTATCGTTCTTCCCGCAGCGTCTCGCCCTGAACTTTTGCTATCACTACTTTCGCCCGAAGACGCGATTGGTCACCAATCAATTCTTTTATTTCTCCAAACTCACCGAGGCGCTTGCTGTGACAATGTCTGGTGAAAAGCGCCCTGCTCCAGAGGGGTTTGGGACCTCGCACCAGCTCGTGGTCAAGCGAAACAAGGCCGCCGAAAATGCAGGAACCGAACTCGTAAAGAGCTCTTCCCAAAATGGAGCTCTCATTCAATCT GTTCCTCGCACAAGTGGTTTAGATGCTCCTATCATGGAGCTCACAG GTCACTCTGGTGAAGTCTTCGCAGTTCGATTCGACCCTACCGCACAACACATCGCATCTGGATCCATGGATCGTTCCATCT TGCTGTGGAACACATACGGACAATGCGAAAATTACGGCCAATTGACAGGTCACCGGGGAGCTGTGttggatcttcagtggtCACGCGATTCGCGGGCACTGTTCTCGGCATCCGCAGATATGACCCTCGGGAGCTGGGACGTCGAGACCGGAGAACGAGTACGCCGTCACGTGGGCCATGAGGAAATCATCAACTGTCTTGATATCAGCAAAAGAGGACAAGAGCTTCTAGTCAGTGGTAGTGATGATGGGTCCATCGGCATCTGGGATCCTCGGCAGAAGGATGCTCTGGACTACCTTCAAACTGAACTCCCAATTACCGCAGTGGCATTGTCCGAAGCAGGCAATGAGATTTACAGTGGAGGTATTGACAATACCATCCACGCCTGGGATATTCGAAAGAAGGCCATAGTCTACTCGATGGCTGGGCACACAGATACCATCACATCGCTACAAATCTCGCCAGACTCACAGACATTGCTGTCGAACTCTCATGACTCTACTGTCCGTACATGGGACATTCGTCCTTTCGCCCCTACCAACCGACAAGTGAAGACCTACGATGGCGCTCCTGTCGGACTGGAGAAGAACCTCATCCGTGCCAGCTGGGACCTCAAGGGCGAGAAAATTGCTGCTGGCAGTGGTGATCGAAGCGTGGTTGTTTGGGAGGCTAAGACTGGTAAATTGCTGTACAAACTTCCTGGTCACAAGGGCACTGTCAATGACGTGCGCTTCTCCCCCAATGATGAACCGATCA TCGTTTCCTGCTCCTCCGATCGCAACCtggtacttggagagctgGGCAAATAA
- a CDS encoding CAMP-dependent protein kinase pathway protein (Som1), putative — protein sequence MSSTKASRIGEEIWKTRVDKVNAELVTLTYGTIVAQLCQDYDSNYQDVNKQLDKMGYNIGMRLIEDFLAKSGVGRCVNFRETADMIAKVGFKIFLNVTPIVTNWTSDNTQFSLIFEDNPLADFVELPDDGRAQDELWFSNILCGVLRGSLEMVQMQIEAHFVSDVLRGDDTTEMRVSLIRESAAQELDLYGYKQTCIVRQDFSTDIDSPLKFVQFSYVARPSTPAGIHRRAHQTAISMPRPPTRLIRSEQAILPQSAAPVNSETPSILRLRLRASEPPSSRFYSVAWFFRKKTPPARVAAVPPFATMNQMNIGMNPGAGGPVGGVPMINNGSTASRNDGTMNNPEIMINNLNTYIYDYFLKRGYHDCARALLQDENIKLNTDNNPKTSPGNRRDGDVNGMDPDAMMTDGKDGEKIKIPDDLPRPTIPNESPSSFLLDWFSLFWEFFWAQRKKGNSNDIRQYLQHNQNLMRLRESHQNQLMRPQPMMPGQMNQLRRQNGMVPPNLQKTVLQNNTTGLSQQQQQMAQYQKTQHLQMIQQMQRDPDMEMGGHRPQSPASADNAPSPSKRPRLEGSVNGQQLAPNGRGQGQGMPGQPNPQAIMMQNGMQRGMTPAQFQQFQGQAAQQKSMQGIPNGGMMNPGVMANQADLVPMPDGQGMYPMAGGPEYYGANGQLAQVRPGSLQTPGSQHGNHALQDYQMQLMLLEQQNKRRLMMARQEQDSMARADGQPSMPGQGVLPPGTSPGSRAGASPNPSDQMKRGTPKMPPTGLPGSPSAGDMSQRGSPGSMNLNGGPIPPEMAAQFFSGPNMRPPSSNPAFTGAQMGQPIPANAGQRMPGGQWQPGQQQMPPQHSPANQPQAGTPQERSAMPPPSAPPLTGPNVGRGQPASPQTAGNAPPTPQQTTKAPPKGKKEAKDTRKRPNKKQAAAAAASAAAGATPSTDAAEPPTPSTPVTPQHPSSFNPKNGVNGANGPAQPTQPTSAPAPQNMVQQPTDQQQSFTDLSIPDASAFNLDFSALENPDILENFDFDTFLNTDADATGFGFDPSISYSADGVETGAGDGL from the exons ATGTCGTCGACGAAAGCCTCAAGAATAGGAGAAGA AATATGGAA AACAAGAGTCGATAAAGTCAACGCGGAGCTGGTCACATTAACCTACGGAACAATTGTCGCACAATTATGCCAAGACTACGATAGCAACTACCAGGATGTCAACAAGCAGTTGGACAAGATGGGATACAACATCGGCATGCGACTCATTGAAGACTTCCTGGCCAAGTCAGGTGTCGGCCGATGCGTCAACTTCCGGGAGACTGCTGACATGATCGCGAAG GTTGGCTTTAAGATCTTTCTGAACGTCACACCTATAGTCACAAACTGGACGAGTGACAACACCCAGTTCTCTCTTATCTTTGAAGACAACCCCTTGGCGGACTTTGTGGAGCTTCCCGATGATGGGCGGGCTCAGGATGAGCTATGGTTCTCCAACATTCTGTGTGGCGTCCTCCGAGGGTCTCTGGAGATG GTCCAAATGCAGATCGAGGCGCACTTTGTCAGTGACGTGCTGCGCGGAGATGACACCACAGAGATGCGGGTCTCCCTT ATCCGCGAATCTGCCGCTCAGGAGCTTGATCTGTATGGTTATAAGCAAACCTGTATTGTAAG ACAGGACTTTTCCACAGACATTGATTCTCCTCTTAAATTTGTTCAATTCTCCTACGTCGCTCGACCTTCG ACTCCCGCTGGGATCCATCGCAGGGCCCATCAG ACCGCAATTTCAATG CCCCGACCTCCGACCAGGTTGATCCGCTCCGAACAAGCGATTCTCCCGCAGAGCGCAGCGCCTGTCAAT TCAGAGACACCGAGCATACTTCGTCTGCGCCTCCGAGCCTCTGAGCCTCCATCCTCTCGTTTCTACTCCGTCGCGTGGTTTTTCCGGAAGAAGACGCCACCG GCAAGGGTGGCTGCAGTCCCACCGTTCGCCACCATGAACCAAATGAATATCGGGATGAACCCCGGGGCTGGGGGCCCTGTGGGTGGAGTTCCTATGATCAACAACGGATCCACGGCTTCTCGCAATGACGGCACTatgaacaaccccgaaaTCATGATAAACAACCTCAACACCTATATCTATGATTACTTTTTGAAGCGTGGGTACCACGACTGCGCCCGCGCTCTCTTGCAAGATGAAAACATCAAACTCAACACCGACAATAACCCAAAGACGAGTCCAGGTAATCGGCGTGATGGCGACGTCAATGGTATGGACCCTGATGCTATGATGACCGATGGGAAGGAtggtgagaagatcaagatccCAGATGATCTCCCTCGTCCAACTATTCCCAATGAAAGCCCCTCCTCATTCCTCCTTGACTGGTTCAGCCTTTTCTGGGAGTTCTTCTGGGCTCAACGTAAGAAGGGAAATAGCAATGATATTCGGCAATACCTTCAGCATAACCAG AACTTGATGCGTCTGCGAGAAAGCCACCAGAATCAATTAATGAGGCCACAGCCCATGATGCCCGGCCAGATGAACCAGCTCCGGAGACAGAATGGCATGGTGCCTCCTAACCTGCAGAAAACAGTGCTGCAGAATAATACCACTGGACT CTCgcaacagcaacaacaaATGGCTCAGTACCAGAAAACCCAGCATTTGCAAATGATACAGCAAATGCAGCGGGATCCGGACATGGAGATGGGTGGACATCGACCACAGTCACCAGCCTCCGCCGATAACGCCCCCTCGCCGTCGAAACGCCCACGTCTTGAAGGCTCTGTCAACGGACAGCAGCTGGCACCAAATGGCCGCGGACAGGGACAAGGAATGCCAGGACAGCCCAACCCGCAGGCTATAATGATGCAGAACGGAATGCAGAGGGGAATGACTCCGGCGCAATTCCAGCAGTTCCAAGGACAAGCTGCGCAACAGAAATCTATGCAG GGTATCCCGAATGGTGGCATGATGAATCCCGGTGTTATGGCGAATCAGGCGGATCTGGTGCCGATGCCGGATGGTCAAGGAATGTATCCTATGGCCGGTGGTCCTGAGTACTACGGTGCAAATGGTCAACTAGCCCAGGTCCGACCCGGTAGTTTACAGACACCTGGCAGTCAGCATGGTAACCATGCCCTTCAAGATTATCAGATGCAGCTTATGCTGCTTGAACAGCAGAATAAGCGGCGTTTGATGATGGCTCGTCAAGAGCAAGATAGCATGGCCCGCGCTGACGGCCAGCCCTCGATGCCCGGCCAGGGAGTTTTGCCGCCAGGCACTTCCCCGGGCAGCAGGGCGGGCGCGTCTCCCAATCCCAGCGACCAAATGAAACGAGGCACGCCTAAGATGCCTCCGACTGGACTTCCCGGGTCGCCAAGCGCCGGCGACATGTCCCAACGTGGATCTCCGGGGTCCATGAACCTCAACGGTGGTCCGATACCCCCAGAGATGGCAGCTCAGTTCTTCTCTGGTCCGAATATGCGACCTCCTAGCTCCAACCCTGCTTTCACTGGAGCTCAAATGGGTCAGCCGATTCCAGCCAATGCCGGCCAGCGTATGCCTGGTGGACAATGGCAGCCAGGACAACAGCAGATGCCTCCGCAGCACTCGCCTGCGAACCAGCCCCAGGCTGGAACCCCGCAGGAACGAAGCGCGATGCCTCCGCCCTCGGCGCCGCCCCTCACCGGTCCTAACGTTGGGCGTGGCCAGCCGGCGTCACCTCAGACGGCTGGGAACGCACCACCAACGCCTCAGCAGACTACTAAAGCTCCACCCAAGGGCAAAAAGGAAGCTAAGGACACCCGCAAG CGACCTAACAAGAagcaagctgctgctgctgctgccagTGCGGCCGCAGGCGCGACTCCATCCACCGATGCCGCAGAGCCCCCAACTCCATCCACTCCCGTCACGCCGCAGCATCCGAGCTCTTTCAATCCTAAGAATGGAGTTAATGGAGCGAACGGACCAGCTCAACCGACACAGCCTACCTCGGCACCAGCTCCTCAGAACATGGTGCAGCAGCCCACTGACCAACAGCAATCCTTTACTGACCTCAGCATTCCTGAT GCTTCCGCATTCAACCTTGACTTCAGCGCACTGGAAAATCCAGACATTCTGGAGAACTTCGACTTTGACACATTCCTCAACACGGATGCCGACGCCACTGGATTTGGGTTCGACCCTAGTATATCCTATTCAGCCGATGGTGTTGAGACAGGTGCCGGTGACGGCCTGTGA